The DNA sequence TGAAAGCAGTCGGTCGCCTTGGATTCGATAATTTCGCTATCGATCTGATTTACGGAATAAAAGGACAGACAAAAGAACGCTGGAGGAAGACCCTCGATCAGGCAATAGCCTTTGGACCGGCTCACCTGTCATGCTACCAGCTCACGCTCGAAGGCGACACGCCTTTCGGGAAACTGGCGGGTAAGGGGATTCTCAAGCCCCTCCCCGAATCCACGGAAAGGCGCTTTTTTCTCGATACTTCAAGGTTTCTCGAAAAACAGGGCTTCATTCACTATGAAATCTCCAATTTTGCCCGTTCACAAGAGCTCATCTCCCGGCACAATAGTAAATACTGGAATCATACGCCCTACCTGGGACTCGGTCCCGGCGCCCATTCCTTCCTGAATGGCAAAAGATGGTGGAATTTTCGCTCTCTCGATAAATATTGCGCCCATCTCGCCCAGGGAACGCTGCCCGTGGAAGATTCGGAAATCCTCACTATCGGGCAGACAAGGCTCGAAAGGCTTTATTTCGGATTCAGAACGCGGGGAGGGCTTCCCGTGGCCGACCTTCTCACGGACGAGCGCACGTCAAAGCTTCTTCATGGACTTAAGAATTCGGGATTTCTCAAAATCAGGAACGAACAGGTCTTTCTTACCCGAAAGGGATTCCTGGTGGCCGACAGGCTCCCCCTCCTCTTCGATATCGAACAGCTCTCGCCGGAGCAGATCTCCCGGAGTTAATATTCCTTTTTCTTCTTTTTGTTACGTGCCTCGGTAAGCTCTTCCTTCCTCTGTTCGTAGATGCCTTCCGTCAGGGCCCCTACCCTTTCATGCCATCTGGAATCATCTTTATTAAGGTCCAGCTCTTCGTAAAAATCCATAACGGAATGGTCCACCAGCTTATAAGGGTTCTCCTCAGAGTCTATGTCGAAATAGGCATGCCTCAGCTCGTGCCTGACTATTCTCACCTTGTCGTCCTTATCTATGGAATCCCAACAGGTTTTGTCGAGGGTGACGATATAGTCGTATCCCTCGATGGGGTCCACCCGGTCGATCGTAAGGAGGCGGAGCAGGTCATTTGTCTTCATGATCCTGCCCAGGGTTATTCTTCCGCCCGTAGTCCTTTTCTTGAGATCGAAAAGCATCTTGATTTTTGCGTTCTTCAGCTCGGGAAAATATTCCGACCGCACGTCCTTCAGCAAGTCGAGAACTTCCTCGGTCACTTCTTCAAATCTTAGCCCCATATGTATCCTCCTCCGTTCGATAAGCCTCACATCTTTAGACGGTGAAGATTATCATGGCTCAGCGATATATTTCAAGTCCGCAGGGGGCTCTCTCTCGCCCGGCCGTGACCCCCCGAAGCCCGGTGGGAGTTGATATTATTTACATAATGGTTTATAATTACACTTGATCGAGAAAAACCTGTTTCTTTTCTTTATCAAATCCCGAGCAACGAAAGGATCATCATGGAAATATCAAATCACAAAGCTGTGACTGTTCAATATACTCTAAAAGACGATACAGGCGAGATTGTCGACTCTTCAGAGGGTCGCGAGCCTTTGTTCTATATCCACGGGACCGATGGACTGCTTCCCGGCTTCGAAAAGGCTCTTGACGGCAAGACCAAGGGCGACGCAATTTCTTTCTCCCTCGCCCCCAAGGAAGGTTACGGCGAACGGAACGAGTCGCTGATTTTCAAACTCCCGCGGGAGAGGTTTAACGATATAGAGGACCTCAGGGAAGGCACCCAGTTCGCCGTGAATGGACCGCAGGGCACCATGGTCATGACCGCAATCGAGGTGGGAGACCAGGAAGTAACCCTCGACGGCAACCATCCCCTGGCAGGCAATACGCTTCATTTCAGCGTCGAGGTGCTCGATGTGAGGGATGCGACCGAGGAAGAACTCCAGGAGTCGCTCTCGAATACAGGGTGCGGTTGTGCATCCGATGGCCCGAGCGAGTGCGGCTGTGCATCCGATAGCCACGCCGACACCGGTTGCGGTTGCACGAGCTGCTCGGAATGACAGCTCTCGCGCAACAGGTAACACGCGTCTGATTCTTTAGCCGGTACATGAAGGTTATCGTGCTGCAAAATAGGTCCGGGAAAGGTGCGTCCCGGCCGAATTATTCTTTACGCGCCACATTCTTTAAAAATAAAAGCTTGTCGATGCAGGGGGCATTATGATGATAGGAAAAATCAACAGGAGCACGAGGGAACGTCTCATGGTTACCGTGGAGGACGTCAAGGGATCACAGGTTATCAACCTCGGTGTATATAAAATAATTAATGACGGCGAGCTTTCACCTACAAATGAGTTGATCGCGATTCCTTCGGATAAGCTGGGAATGGTAATCGAGCTGCTCAGAGAGGCCCAGAAAAAAATAGAGACGGGCACCCGAGCCCCCGCCCCGACCGCGCCCCAGCTCTAAAGCTTCGGATGCCCGGCCTGGTTTGAATACACACGACATTTCCGGTACCATTTTTACTGCAGTAAATACTATTAAGATGAGGAAAGGCCATGCACATCTCTATCATTGGCACCTCCGGCTCCGGTAAAACGACACTTTTTCAGGCTTTGAGCGGTATAAGAAGCGACGGCTCGGCCCACTCGCCGTCGCTGGCCGCCATCGATGTACCTGACGACCGTCTCGACGCGCTCGTGCCCCTTTTCAAGCCTAAAAAAACGGTCTATGCGAGGATAGAGCTTTCCGATACGCCGGCCATCGGAAAGGACGACCTCCGCAATGAGACGATACAGGCGAAGACAATCCAGCAGATGCGCCTGAGCGATGCCTTTCTCCTTATTCTCCCCCTTTACCAGCCTGAATTCGAAATGGATCCTTTTGCAGATTTTACCCTCATTTATAGCGA is a window from the Syntrophorhabdaceae bacterium genome containing:
- the hemW gene encoding radical SAM family heme chaperone HemW — its product is MNDPPDRAASADTAPIPGLYIHVPFCATKCPYCDFYSVTDSGGIRRWLDSLGREMEHYAPLFHSFDSVYVGGGTPSLLDGPSFSRLFSLIRRFCNIAEDTEITVELNPDDVTEERLVYYRSAGVNRLSLGIQSFSDEDLLFLRRRHDSRRAIDALKAVGRLGFDNFAIDLIYGIKGQTKERWRKTLDQAIAFGPAHLSCYQLTLEGDTPFGKLAGKGILKPLPESTERRFFLDTSRFLEKQGFIHYEISNFARSQELISRHNSKYWNHTPYLGLGPGAHSFLNGKRWWNFRSLDKYCAHLAQGTLPVEDSEILTIGQTRLERLYFGFRTRGGLPVADLLTDERTSKLLHGLKNSGFLKIRNEQVFLTRKGFLVADRLPLLFDIEQLSPEQISRS
- a CDS encoding putative metallopeptidase, coding for MGLRFEEVTEEVLDLLKDVRSEYFPELKNAKIKMLFDLKKRTTGGRITLGRIMKTNDLLRLLTIDRVDPIEGYDYIVTLDKTCWDSIDKDDKVRIVRHELRHAYFDIDSEENPYKLVDHSVMDFYEELDLNKDDSRWHERVGALTEGIYEQRKEELTEARNKKKKKEY
- a CDS encoding peptidylprolyl isomerase; the encoded protein is MEISNHKAVTVQYTLKDDTGEIVDSSEGREPLFYIHGTDGLLPGFEKALDGKTKGDAISFSLAPKEGYGERNESLIFKLPRERFNDIEDLREGTQFAVNGPQGTMVMTAIEVGDQEVTLDGNHPLAGNTLHFSVEVLDVRDATEEELQESLSNTGCGCASDGPSECGCASDSHADTGCGCTSCSE